The Candidatus Amarolinea dominans genomic interval ACAGAATCGTCAGACAGAATAACATCATTACCGTACGTCCGGCGCGCTGCGATTTCCCATTCTTCGGCAGAGGGGAGCCGTTTTCCCAGCCAACGGCAATAGGGAAAGCGCTAGAAAGCATTGACATTGGTGACCGGGACATCTTGCTTGGCCTGATCAGCATACAACTCATAGGGGTCTGGGGGTTCGCAATGACCTGACGATACGCATCTCTTGTACTGAGCGATGCTCACCTCATACTGGCCGATCTCGAAATCCTCCACGGGCACACTGACGTCCAACTGCTGAGCTTGATTCAAGAGGAGTCTGGACTGTACGGCGGGCCACAGCACCACACTCATCAATGTCAGCAGGACAAAAAACGCCCCAAGCTGCTCTCTTCGACGACGTGTCCGCCATCCCTGACTTGCTTGCATCAACCGATCCTCAGCCGGCCTGAGTTGTCGCATGCCGCGCAAACCATTCTCCACCCATTTCAGATCGGCTGCATCCAGGGGAGCGCCGGTCTTCCCCTCCTGCCACTCCACCGCCCGGCTCTCCAGAATCCGCCGCGCCTGCTGCCCTGGCGCCACCGACTCATCGAACCGCTTGCGCACGTGCGGCGCCAGCGTGTCATGCGTCAGGCGGCTGGCGGGCGGCTGGTCGGGCTGGTTGCGGGACGGGTCCACCAGCAGGTAGAGGTCGCGGCACTCCTGCACGAGGGCGGGCAGCACGTCCTGGCGATGGCCGTAGGTCTGCTCCAGTTCGGCCAGGGTGCGCTGCTCCGCGGTGCCGAGGGGCGTGGTGTGGTGGGCCAGCAGGTCGAGCGCCAGGCCGGAGTCCACTGCCTCGGGCAGTTTGCCGTGCAGGACACCCAACTGCCGGGCCAGGAAGTCGTCCAGCTTCAGGCCGCGGGCGCGGAACTCGTGGTACAGGTCGGCGTCGAAGGTCGGCCGCGCGTAGCTGCGCGCCCTGGCCGCGTCCCACAGGTCCGCCAGCAGGATGGCCAGCATGGGCGCCACGGGCGACTCGCGGTCGGCCAGGAGATCGTCGGCGATCTGGCCGGGCAGCAGCGGGTCGCCGATCTCCAGGCCGTACTGGGCGCGCAGGCGCTCCGTGCGCCGAGGGCCGGTGACGATCTCGACGATGCCCGACCGGTTGAGGCGCTCCAGGAAGACCTCGCCGCGGGGCAGGCCGGCCTCGGCCAGGCGCTCCTTGATCTCGGCCAGCCACTCCTTGCGGAAGCTGAGGATCAGCCTGCCGGCCGGCCGCTGGCCCGCATCGCCGAAGAGGGCCGTCGCGGCGGCGAGGAAGACGGCCATCTCGCCTGGCTGCCCCCGGTTAGGCCGGGTGAAGAGCTCCTCCACCTGGTCCAGGATCACCAGCAGCGGCCGGCCGGTTTCCGTCTCCAGCCCGCGCCAGGTCGCGGCCAGGTCAGCGTCGGGGCCGATTCCCAGCGCAGCGGCCAGGGTGCCCGCCAGGCCCAGGGCATGATCTCGCCGCGCGTAGCGCACCGCGTGGTTGGCCTCCAGCCGCGGCAGCAGCCCGGCCGCCAGCAGCGACGACTTGCCCACGCCCGACTGGCCGTAGAGCAGCACGATGGGCGCGCCATCCGGCGCCGTCACCCGGTCGTAGAGCTGCCGGATCTCGCGGCCGCGGCCGAAGAAGATGCCGGCATCCTCGCGGCGATACCAGTCGAGGTAGCGATAGGGCTTGTCGGGCAGGTCGAGCGGCGGCAGCGGCAGGTCAGACAGGAGGTCCACCGCGCCGAACCTGGCCAGGTCGTCGGCCGGCCCGCTGACGTGAATGGTCACCGGCCCCAGGATCGAGCCTTCGACATTGACGCCCGCCACGCGGCCGCCATCTCGCACCGTCTCGGCCGAGATGCCTACCTGGATATTCGTGCTCCTGGCTGCGCCCGTCTTCGGAGCGCTGCCAGGGGATTCCATGCTGGAGTTTGCTATCTCATCCATGCGTTATCCTGCTGCAGATGCCAACTTACCTCAACACAAGGCGCTCTTCCACCGTATCCCAAACCGATGTCAATTCTGTTGACCCCTCGCCGTGAAGTTTTGGCATACCGGGCGCTGCTCCATCACATCGCCGATGTACCTGTTCCATTCTTCCTGGCTCAGATCGCGGCCGGCCGTTCGGCAGGCGAGATGGAGCAGCGCCTGCAGATCGGTCGGCCAGACTCGGAGCATCCCGTCCGCAGTCAGAGAGACCATCCTGCCCAGTTCGCTCATGGACGAGCTGCGCGCCGTCGTCGCGAAGGTTTTGGATCGCGAAGTCGCGAAGGTTTTGGATCGCGAAGTCGCGAAGGTTCACGAAGGTCGCGAAGCACGAAGATCACGAAGGAATCCCGCCGCGCCGGCCATCTTCGCGTGCTTCGCGCTTCGGCCGCAGGCGCTTCGTCGTCTTCGCGGCTTCGTGTTCCAAACGCCCCCTGCCTACTCGCCGCGCAACCCCTCCAACGTGGCCGCATCGAAAATTACCGCCGGATTCTGACCCTCGCGCAGCGCCTTGACCCATTGCGTGCGCGACTGGATGAACTCTTCGCCCAGACCTTCCGCCTTCGCTCTCTTTAAGCGCGAACTCCGAAATCCTCGATTGCTCCCTGCACGTCGCCCGTCAGCGCGCGCGCCAGGCCGCGACTGCCGCGGATATTGCCGTCATCAGGCGCCAGCTTGACGGC includes:
- a CDS encoding ATP-binding protein codes for the protein MDEIANSSMESPGSAPKTGAARSTNIQVGISAETVRDGGRVAGVNVEGSILGPVTIHVSGPADDLARFGAVDLLSDLPLPPLDLPDKPYRYLDWYRREDAGIFFGRGREIRQLYDRVTAPDGAPIVLLYGQSGVGKSSLLAAGLLPRLEANHAVRYARRDHALGLAGTLAAALGIGPDADLAATWRGLETETGRPLLVILDQVEELFTRPNRGQPGEMAVFLAAATALFGDAGQRPAGRLILSFRKEWLAEIKERLAEAGLPRGEVFLERLNRSGIVEIVTGPRRTERLRAQYGLEIGDPLLPGQIADDLLADRESPVAPMLAILLADLWDAARARSYARPTFDADLYHEFRARGLKLDDFLARQLGVLHGKLPEAVDSGLALDLLAHHTTPLGTAEQRTLAELEQTYGHRQDVLPALVQECRDLYLLVDPSRNQPDQPPASRLTHDTLAPHVRKRFDESVAPGQQARRILESRAVEWQEGKTGAPLDAADLKWVENGLRGMRQLRPAEDRLMQASQGWRTRRRREQLGAFFVLLTLMSVVLWPAVQSRLLLNQAQQLDVSVPVEDFEIGQYEVSIAQYKRCVSSGHCEPPDPYELYADQAKQDVPVTNVNAF